One Heptranchias perlo isolate sHepPer1 unplaced genomic scaffold, sHepPer1.hap1 HAP1_SCAFFOLD_43, whole genome shotgun sequence genomic window carries:
- the LOC137312463 gene encoding probable G-protein coupled receptor 139: MGYPVIFQLELIYYPVLAAVGVPVNLVAIVILSRGKCGLSKCITHYLVAMAVADLAVIITDVIMHRINNMYLPINFLFLTPVCSLRLVLYIVSLDCSVWFTVAFTFDRFIAICCQKLKPKCCSPRTATVIISAVCVVSFSRSIPVFFVYRPVFVLNNIPWYCIGKADYWTSSFWRAYECIDSILTPLLPILLILVFNALTVRHIIAANRVRRRLRSNSEDHNDPEMENRRKSMILLFALSANFILLWMTYLVHSFSWQLKNYNCRNKYLNDPVYIAQQFAFMLQLLSCSTNTCIYGLTQRKFREELKNGVKFLFTLNGKLFT; encoded by the exons atgggatatccagtaattttTCAGCTGGAACTAATTTACTACCCTGTTCTTGCTGCCGTTGGAGTCCCTG TTaatttggtggcgattgtgatcctgtcccgaggaaagtgcggtctctccaaatgcatcactcattacctggtggccatggcagtggCGGATCTCGCAGTGATTATCACCGATGTGATAATGCATCGGATTAATAATATGTATTTGCCAATTAATTTCTTGTTCCTAACTCCGGTGTGCTCACTCAGACTTGTGCTGTATATTGTCTCCCTTGACTGTTCGGTTTGGTTCACAGTCgcattcacctttgatcgatttataGCAATTTGTTGTCAGAAACTCAAACCAAAATGTTGCAGTCCGAGAACTGCGACTGTGATTATATCAgccgtgtgtgtggtgagtttTTCGAGAAGCATTCCCGTTTTCTTTGTATACAGGCCTGTCTTTGTACTTAACAATATCCCATGGTACTGTATTGGAAAAGCGGACTACTGGACTTCAAGCTTCTGGAGGGCATACGAGTGCATCGATAGTATTTTAACCCCTTTATTACCGATCTTATTGATCTTAGTGTTCAATGCTCTAACCGTCAGACATATTATAGCGGCAAATAGAGTCCGCAGGCGACTCCGGAGCAACAGCGAGGATCACAATGATCCAGAAATGGAGAACCGGAGAAAATCCATGATTTTGCTGTTCGCTCTTTCAGCCAATTTCATACTGTTGTGGATGACGTATCTTGTGCATTCCTTCAGTTGGCAATTGAAAAACTATAATTGCAGAAACAAATATTTGAATGATCCCGTGTACATCGCCCAGCAGTTTGCCTTTATGCTGCAACTTCTCAGCTGCTCCACAAACACGTGTATCTATGGACTGACACAGaggaaattcagggaagagctgaagaatgGGGTAAAATTCCTCTTTACACTAAATGggaaattatttacataa